A segment of the Symmachiella macrocystis genome:
ATTGACGTCGCCAAACGGCAACCGCAAACGGTCAATGACCTGCTGGCAACGCGGGACATGAATCGCGGTCCGTTTTACCGGGACATGGCACCGTCTATCCTCGAAGCCATCGCCCGCGGACGCAATCTCCCCAAAGTTGAATGGCCCAAACAAATCCGCAAAGAAAAGGAACGGGACGAACAGATCTTGGGCAAACTGTTGTCCATCGCTTTGGCGAATCGCTGCGCGGAACAAGACGTCTCCATGCAACTCGTCGGTACGACCTCGGATCTCAAACAATTGGTCCGCTGGCATGTTTACGACAAGGAAAACGGCACCGTCCCCCGCATCGCCCAAGGCTGGCGCGCCGAAGTCTGCGGCGACCTGCTGACCGACCTCTTGGACGGCAAGATCACAATGCGCGTCGGCGACCTGCAATCCAACCACCCGATCGTATTCGACGAACCCGAGTGAGCGTTCTGCAAAAAAACGACAACCCCACCCCTGTAGTTCATGCTGTGCATGTCGAGCGATCTGCAGAAAAGCGTCACAGAAAACAGGGGCTACGCGCGCCAAGCATCGAGAGCGGCGCGATCAATGCGGCCGCTATGCAGCGCCGAGGCCAACAATAGCCCATGAATCCCGGTCGCCTGGATCACCGGTAAATCACCCGGGCCGCGGATCCCGCCGCCGGTGAGCACTTGCAGTTGCGTGAACCGCTCCAACAACCGTCGGCATAGCTCCTCAGTCGCCAACCCCTCCCCTGTTCCGACCCACGCCAAATCGAGCACGATCATTTGCTCGACCCCCAAACTGACTGCTTCGACAGCTAAGTCAAATGGCGCTGGGTTTTGCCATTGATCCAACGTTCCCAGCGGACGCCCCTGTTTGAGGTCCAGGCTAAAAATCACCCGTGGTGGACCGTATTGCGTGCAAAGTTCAGCCAGCAATTCGCGCGAGGGCGACGTCTCCAACGCCACGATCGCAGCCGTCGCTCCGCTGGCGTACACCTGTTGCGCATCGGCGACCGTTTTCACCCCCGCATCCACCAGGATCTCAAATCCGTCATCCACCAATTTTTGCCAGAGTTTGCGATTGGGACGCCCGTGCATGATGGCGTCCAGGTCGGCCAGATACAGTCGCTTTAACCCCAACACGTCGCGGTACCCGCGGGCGATATCCAGCGGCTTGGCGCCGGCAGCCAACACGCTCTCCACCGGTTGATACTCTTGACGCCGCCCCGCCACACCGCGAACCACGTTGCCATCTAAAATGTCGAGCACAGGAATGATTTGCATAGTTGTCGCCGTGGGAAGGAATGTTTATTTCTCAAGTATGGCGGTCAGCGACAACGATCACAACGTTGGCAAGACTCCAAACCCTTCGCTTCACATTCGCCGTAAAAATACCGTATTATGAAATCATCACTGAGAGTTCCTTCTCCCCTTGTCGAGCGTTTGGGGTCATGTGGCTGAAATTTCTAATCGTCCCGGTCGTTTTGTACGTGATCTGGCTGGCGGTGCGGCCCCGCTATGAGTTTCAAATCCGTACCGGCGGCGGAGGAACACAGATCACAGGACGGATCGCCGAACACCAACAGCACGAGATTGTCAATTATTTCCGCGACATCCATCTCTCTACGAAAACCGTAACCATCTCCGGCTGGCGCGACGATCAACAGCGCCTAAAACTCCGCTTTCGCGGCCGGCTCAGCCCCGGCGAACGGCAAATGATCCGCAATTATCTCTTGACCGTACTTTGATGCAAAGTACACGCCGAATAACAAGAACTGTTTGAGATCGCCGATAGCATACAGGTCGATATTTCACTGGGTGGAGAACAAAACCGTTCTTCCTCAGCGGGAGAAATGCATGTCGCTCGAATACTTGAAAGCCAAAGTCCAAGACTCTGGCATTAATATCCGGCCCCCGCTCTCGATAGAAGAAGTTCGTGAGTTCGAAGCTCAAGCGGGGATTTCGTTGCCGGCGGATTATGTCGAATTTATTACAACGATTGCAAACGGCGGATTTAGCCCATGTCGACTCAGCCCGCTGGCTGATTGGCACTATCGTTACGACATTAAACGGCCGCAACCGGAGATCTGTTTGACTCAACCCTGCATCATCACCCCAGATGCCGTGCAACATGGTGAGAAATGGATCGACGTACAAAATGTCGATCGTTACGAAGAACGATGGGACAACAATGAATGGGCCCCACTGGTCGGTACTATCTGCATCGCCGAACTCGGCTGCGGCTGGGTCTATTCTCTCATTATTAACGGCCCATTTGTCGGTCGCATTTTTGCATACGGTGGCGGTGCGTTTCTTCCCCCACAATTCGTTGAAGAAGGGACCTTCACTGACTGGATCGAATCCAGTGTGGATAAGATTGTTGACGGTAAACACCTTTACTTTCTTGATGGCAAGGTGTGAACCCCGCCCTATAGACATCGGCGAACATTCCGCCAATTGCATAAATGCCCGGAAAAGAGCGCGAATTCCCCCTCAAAAAACCCGTTTAACCCCTTAGAGACATTCCGTACAACACCTCGGAGCACGACGTCGCGATGGCAAGAATCACGGTATTGATTTTGGCAGCTTTCACGGTCGCCATCGCCGCCCAGGCGGCGGATGACTCAGCGACCGCGCTCCCGGTTCCACACCTACCAGCCAAACCGTACGAATATGCCAACGTGACTTTGCCGCCGCACTTCCTCATCCCCGATCGCCGTTACGGCAATGCCATCGGCACCGACAATACGCCGGCCGATAACCCGATCACCAATGCCGGAGCAGCACTCGGCCGCGTACTTTTCTACGACAAACGACTCTCGGCCAACGACACCACCTCCTGCTCCTCCTGCCACCAACAAAAACACGGGTTTTCCGATCCGGAAAAACTGAGCAAAGGCCTGCATGGTAAACGGACCAAACGCCGCTCGATGGGTCTGACCAATGCCCGCTTCTACGCCCCCGGCCGTTTCTTCTGGGACGAACGGGCGGCCACGCTCGAAGACCAGGTGCTGATGCCCATCCAAGATGAAATCGAAATGGGCATGAATCTAGACGACCTCGAAATCAAGCTCCGCAGCGTCGATTTCTATCCCCCCCTGTTCGAAGCTGCCTTCGGCACACCGGAAATCAACCGTAACCGCATTTCCCGCGCACTGGCTCAATTCGTCCGTTCGTTGGTTTCTTTCCAATCGAAATATGACCAAGCCTTCGCCGGCGGTGGCGGTGTGTATCCGACGTTTCAAAAAACATTCAACCAGCAAGAACTGTTGGGGCTGCAGCTTTTTTCCGGAGGATTCGGTGTGGGCCGCTCGGCACGCTGTGACCGTTGCCACGGCACAACCAGCCATATCAGCCGCAACGCCACCAACAATGGATTGGATCGGAACACCGACAAAGACGACGGCGCCGGCGGCGGACGGTTCAAAGCGCCGTCGCTACGGAACATCGCCGTCCGCGCACCCTATATGCACGACGGCCGCTTCAAAAACTTGCACGAGGTGATCGTGCATTACAATTCCGGCGTGCAAAATCATCCCCAATTGGACCGTTCACTCTCCGGACGACGCGGTCGGGGCCGCGGGGGTCGACGTGGCCGACGAGGCGGCGGCCCTCCCAACGAGACGCCGGAACGACTCAATCTCAGCAATACCGAGATCAACGCGCTGGTCGCCTTCCTCAACACACTAACCGACAATACGTTCTTAAACGATCCACGATTTTCCGACCCGTTCGCCGATCCTCAGCAGCGACTGGCATCCACCAAGCGCCGTACCCCCAAATCCAACCCAGCAGACGACGCCGAACGTGCTGCCAATCGCGAAACGCTGGCCAGCAAAGCCCTCAAAAAAGCCCGCGCCGCCACCGAACCCCGCATCAAGACCGCCAAACTGATGCTGATCGTCAAACGCTTCGCCGAAACCAAAGCCGCCGATGAAGCACAAACGCTCCTGGACGCCGCCAAAAAATAACGCGTCCGCCGCTAAGCAAATACCTCCAACCCATTCGCCGCTGGTTCGCGATGAGATCGCGGAAATCCTCCGAAACAATCTCCAGCTTCTTCTTGAACCATTCCACTGAGAAACGGAGAGGATTCGCACGTTCGAATTATTGACTGTCAGAGAGTTGGCTTTTTGCATTCTTTCCGTAGTCCACTAATTTCAACACCGAGTCTCTTTTTCCGTTGGATTGTCCGTTGCGGATTCTTTCCTTTTCATAGCGAAAACTGACCACCCCAAATGGTGCTTTTTCGTGGAGGCGCGTTTGAGTCTTGAAAACGGTCTCATTTTTGGTTTCACGGCCTTGCCACCCTTCACACTTCAGTTTTCCCAGTTTGGTCTCGACAACTTCGGCTTCTAGTTTTTTGAGTTGCTTCAACTGAGAATGGAAAAATTCGTCCATCCCTTGAAAGCTACGCCCCGACGAGTCTTTGGGGTCAAGTTGCTGAATCGTGCCCTGCGAATTCTTCTTGTACGCTTTCAAGACATGGTCAATCGGGTTCTGATTTTTTGTCAGGAATTTTTCCGGAATGAGGAGCTTCAAAACCTCGCTCTGTTTGCCTTCACGTCCCTCAGTTGTTTTAAACTCGATTTGGGTATCGAGTTCGATCCAGCGGCATTTTTCTTTATCGACCGTTGTTTCGCCGACTGAACTGATCGTGAACGTCCCTTTGAGAGTCGCCCTGACAGCCCCATCGGGTCCCTTGGCTTCGCCGCTAACATCGTATCGCACCCAAGCGCCGTCTTCGGGCAACTGATGGATCAATCCCTCCGCCTGAGCGGTGGTCGTCACCAACGTCAACAACACCATGAAAGTCAATGTGCAGAGTGCATGCATGATTTCTACCCTCTAGTTTTCTAAGTAATGTAACCCACCCGCTGCTACGCAAACACCTCCAACCCATTCGCCGCCGGCCCCTCGAATTCCTCGCGCGTCACCCCCACCAACTCGGCCGGCGGCCACTCCCGATGCCACCGCCACGCCAAATACCCCGCCGGCCCAAACAAAAACACAAATACCGTCCAAGTCTTCGTCCACCGAGCCTGATACCGCCGCTGTCGACTGTAGCAAAAATAGGCGGCGATAGCGCCAAAAAATGCCGACATGGGAAACGCCCAGGGAGACCACTTTTGAATTTCCCGCCAACTCTCAGCAAATCCGCCGTCGGGCTTTTTGTATTGCGAGACAATGTAGGCATATCCTGATTTGATACCCAACAACACACCGGGCCCGGGAAAGATGATCCCTAACCCCGTTTGTCCGATGAACCAATCGACAGCGCGCATGCCTGCTGTCTCTGCAATCGGCGCAGAGCGAGGCGTTTGACGCATGTATTGCGCCAGCTCACGTTTTTGCCCGTCGTTCTGTAGTTCGTACAACGATTCCGTCCAAGTACTGACGTGGCCATCAGCTGTCGTTTCTGTTACCGGTTCCGAGTACATTTTGACCAACAACCGATCGTCTTCGGTGACGAATATCTCGCCGTCACGACGACCTTCGATCGCATAGGAGTTCACTTCGTTGCCGGAAAAGTCGACCGTCCTAATTTCATTATTGGACACCAAAATGATCTCGCGGCGGTAATCGCCTTCACGATACCCCTTACGAAATCCCCACTTTAGGGCCGTGTCGTCGCTGACTTGCTTCACCGAATCGTTCTCAAGGTCAATCGCCACGATCTCCGCTCCCGATTGGAACAGGAGCACGTCCTCCGACTCGATCACCCCCAACGGCTTGCTAAAGCAGGTCTCGGCGCCCGGTTCATCGTCGCGGGTACCGTTGCGGTCGAAATAAATCTCGATCTGCTGCAAATCGCGATCTGCATTAATCAGATAATATTTACCTGCATTTCGATCAGACTTGCGAAACAGCCACACATGACCGGGGCGGTTGGGATCGTAAAAATGGGGCGGCGGATCGGGCCTCAGCGTTTCAGTTGGAGCAAACAACCGACTCTGAATTCGATGCCTTCTGGATCGTTGATCCATATCCTTTTGGAGGTTAATCCCATACAAACGCTCCTCGTCGCGCGGGAGTTCAACACCATCCAACGTCGTCAGTTTATTCTGGTAGCGGTTCTCAAAACGGATCTGTTCTTCAATGGCCGGGCTCCCGTCGCGGAGGACTACTAATTGTGTATAGGCCGACCAGCCCTGCGGCTCTACGCTACGGCGATACCGTTTGTACTCCTTCCAAGATTCTCCGGTGAAGCCGACCAATGCCGCAATGCCGATAATCAGCGGCAACGTCATCAATAACGTCAACACCAAACTGTGGAACAACGAGTATTTGCGCTTCATGACTACCTCTCATGCGTAATCGCGGACGTCGCCGACATACAGAATCACTCCCACCAGTAGCCCGCAGAACACAAGCAGCGGTGCGAATCCGTAGACCCACCACTGCGGCACACCAATGAGGCCCCAAACCAGCAGACTACATCCCGCCAACGGTAACAGCCGCGAACCGTACCACCGCGCCGGCCGCAGCCCGGTGAGAAATGTTGCCAAATAGACCAACATACCGATCAGCGTGATTTGCACATACACGCTCATCATCGACCACCGAAACGGATAGACTTCCGTTTGTCGCATGAATCCAATCAGCACACATCCGGATAAAAACAACCCAGTGCATCCCAAGTAAGCGCCGCCCCCAACCAATAACTTCGATGAAATCATCCAGCGACGACCTGGCGGCAAATGTAACAGATACCCCCAAGTCCCTTGAAACGAGTCCGCCAACGTTTGCACCAAAGCCAGCAAGATTGCGAAGCCGAATGGGAGCATCCACAGAGAGTCATTCAAATCACTGTGAAGCACAGACGACCAATTCCGCTGACGATAGAATATTCCCGGATCCCAGCGGAGATGGTAATTGATTACGTCCGCCAATAACGTCAACGCAAACAGAAAACCGGCTAGAAAAATCACCGCCCGGGTCTCCATCAATTCCTTCCGCATCATCGACTTAAACATTCATTGTCTCCCGACGAAAAACAGGCATCGTTCCTTGGCGGCCGCGGGTGTATTCCACGAAGGCGTCTTCCAGGTTGAACTCCAACACATCCATGCTCCGCGGCGACAATGAATCGAGGTAAGCGCGGTGTTCGTCTCCATAATTCACGATCACCAACTCCACTCGTTCGCCCGATGCACTGGATGACAACAAACCGGGACACGCGGGCGGCTCTTTGAGCGGTTCGGCGAATTCCATAACGACTTTGCGGATGGATTCGCGAAAATGTTCCGTCGGACAATCGACCCGCAGCACCCCCTCGCTCAAAATTCCGATATGATCCGCCACGCGGTCGACGTCGCTGAGGATGTGCGAACTGAACAGGATCGTACGGCCCTGCTGTTGAATGATCTGAATGATCGATTCCAAAAAATCGCGCCGCACCACCGCATCCAAGCCGATCGTTGGATCATCGAGAATCAGCAGCTTGGGATCGGGAGCGACGGCGAGTGCTAATGAAACCTGCGCTCGCTGGCCGTTGGAGAGCTTCGAGAGCCGTTTTTTCTTGGGGATGTCGAAATGATCCAACACCTGATCGACAAAGTCGCCGTTCCATTGTTGATAAAACGGCCGCACGAAACGAATCGCTCCGTCAACCGTCATCCAGCGATAGAGCGGATGCCCCTCACCCACCCAGCCGATCTGCGCACGGGTCGCGGGCGTGATTTGCGAGACCTCTTCGCCCAGTAACTCCGCTGTGCCAAAATCGGGTTTGAGCAACCCCAACAGCATGCGGATCGTCGTCGACTTACCCGCCCCGTTGCGACCTAGCAGCGCATAGACGCTCCCTTCGCGGACTTTTAGATTCAGGCCGTTGACGACGCGACGGCCGCCGAAGTATTTCGTCAACCGGTCGGTGACTATTGCGTCTGCCATGCGAACTTCTTCACTCCTTTCGCCACCGATTCCAGCACATCATCGTCGCTGAGGCCGAGATGCACCGCTTCGGTGAGGAATTCATCCAAGAGTTGCTGAAACCGCTGCTGCCGCGATTTTTTGGTCGTGTCGTTTTTGAGCTCTGCAACGAACACCCCCAAACCGGGCCGCGTATTGAGGACCCCCTCGCGTTCCAATTCGGTATAAACGCGAGCGATGGTGTTGGGATTAACAACAAGCCGGCTGGAAAGTTCACGGACCGAGGGAAGTTGCTCGCCAGGCTGCAGCCGAGCGCGCGCCACAGCCTGGCGTATTTGGCTACGCAATTGCCGATAAATCGGCACTCGGCTAGCAACATCAACTTGAAATTCCATAACGGCTCCCCAAATCACAACTGCACTACTATTGTTAGTACAGTAGGTTTTTCGGACAAGCCCAATCTGGAAAAATCTAGGATTTTCGGCAAGAAAAGACCGCCCGCCAATTTCACCCGCCGCCCCCGCAATCATCAGCCCCCGAGTTCACCTGGAGCAACGCAACGAGAAACCCACCGAACCTCATCACTCCAATGCGGTCTAATCAATCACCTCTGCCACCTAACAAATGAACATCTCTCGTTCTGTTACAATAGCTCCTTGATATCCCGGGTGAATTGTGGCACCGCGACCATGCATTCGATTGAGAGTTAATCATGTCGGCGCTGGATAAATTGAAAAGATATGCCGCGGCTCATCGACTCGAGACCTATAACGTTGTTGACGGTCTCGGAGTGCGGTTTTCGGATGGATTCGACGTCTACTGGTTTATGCCCGAAGAACGCTGGTATCACCGGAACTACGATCCAACTTCGGATCTGACTAAGTACTTTGCAACACTGGATGAGCAACGCCAACAGGCCATCGACGCCATTCGCAGCTATTTAGCAACGCTCGACATTGTGATCAATGCTCTGCCCAACGGGTACTGGAGTCTCGAAGACTCGGGCGGAGTAGTTTTTAATCTGCACGTCGGCATTCTGTTGACGGAAACTTTGGCGCGCGGCCCCAATCTGGCCTTCGCTGTAGAAGAGGTTTTTAAGGGCAGCGCGGTAAAATCACCGAGCGCCCGTCAGATACAACAGCATTTATCTGAATACGGTGTGCCGTTTCGCGAGACTGTTGCGACAGAAGAACCAGACGAAGCAGACGCGACACCACTTGCAGTGCTTCAATTCATGCGGAGTTGCAAATCGCTGCAAGAGCGATTCAGGTCTCGATCTGGCAAAGCAATCACAAACACCGCCAAACCCAAAGGGCGTATCTGGCGCACACTGCTTCAATTTGCAGATCGTCTACCGCATTCAAGCGCATGCTTGGAGTTATTGGATGGCTCGATGCACGTCGATTTTGACGATAAGTTCGATTCGTACGTAATCGCCCCCAAGTCAATCGAACTGCGCAAGTTGGTTCGCTCCCTGGGATCAGAGCAAGCTGGAAATCATCTCGCCGATGAATTC
Coding sequences within it:
- a CDS encoding HisA/HisF-related TIM barrel protein, yielding MQIIPVLDILDGNVVRGVAGRRQEYQPVESVLAAGAKPLDIARGYRDVLGLKRLYLADLDAIMHGRPNRKLWQKLVDDGFEILVDAGVKTVADAQQVYASGATAAIVALETSPSRELLAELCTQYGPPRVIFSLDLKQGRPLGTLDQWQNPAPFDLAVEAVSLGVEQMIVLDLAWVGTGEGLATEELCRRLLERFTQLQVLTGGGIRGPGDLPVIQATGIHGLLLASALHSGRIDRAALDAWRA
- a CDS encoding cytochrome-c peroxidase, with protein sequence MARITVLILAAFTVAIAAQAADDSATALPVPHLPAKPYEYANVTLPPHFLIPDRRYGNAIGTDNTPADNPITNAGAALGRVLFYDKRLSANDTTSCSSCHQQKHGFSDPEKLSKGLHGKRTKRRSMGLTNARFYAPGRFFWDERAATLEDQVLMPIQDEIEMGMNLDDLEIKLRSVDFYPPLFEAAFGTPEINRNRISRALAQFVRSLVSFQSKYDQAFAGGGGVYPTFQKTFNQQELLGLQLFSGGFGVGRSARCDRCHGTTSHISRNATNNGLDRNTDKDDGAGGGRFKAPSLRNIAVRAPYMHDGRFKNLHEVIVHYNSGVQNHPQLDRSLSGRRGRGRGGRRGRRGGGPPNETPERLNLSNTEINALVAFLNTLTDNTFLNDPRFSDPFADPQQRLASTKRRTPKSNPADDAERAANRETLASKALKKARAATEPRIKTAKLMLIVKRFAETKAADEAQTLLDAAKK
- a CDS encoding GntR family transcriptional regulator, producing the protein MEFQVDVASRVPIYRQLRSQIRQAVARARLQPGEQLPSVRELSSRLVVNPNTIARVYTELEREGVLNTRPGLGVFVAELKNDTTKKSRQQRFQQLLDEFLTEAVHLGLSDDDVLESVAKGVKKFAWQTQ
- a CDS encoding ABC transporter ATP-binding protein, which produces MADAIVTDRLTKYFGGRRVVNGLNLKVREGSVYALLGRNGAGKSTTIRMLLGLLKPDFGTAELLGEEVSQITPATRAQIGWVGEGHPLYRWMTVDGAIRFVRPFYQQWNGDFVDQVLDHFDIPKKKRLSKLSNGQRAQVSLALAVAPDPKLLILDDPTIGLDAVVRRDFLESIIQIIQQQGRTILFSSHILSDVDRVADHIGILSEGVLRVDCPTEHFRESIRKVVMEFAEPLKEPPACPGLLSSSASGERVELVIVNYGDEHRAYLDSLSPRSMDVLEFNLEDAFVEYTRGRQGTMPVFRRETMNV
- a CDS encoding SMI1/KNR4 family protein; translated protein: MSLEYLKAKVQDSGINIRPPLSIEEVREFEAQAGISLPADYVEFITTIANGGFSPCRLSPLADWHYRYDIKRPQPEICLTQPCIITPDAVQHGEKWIDVQNVDRYEERWDNNEWAPLVGTICIAELGCGWVYSLIINGPFVGRIFAYGGGAFLPPQFVEEGTFTDWIESSVDKIVDGKHLYFLDGKV